One window from the genome of Pedobacter schmidteae encodes:
- a CDS encoding PLP-dependent aminotransferase family protein codes for MKNNYTIDWKIPHLDKTKCASQIEDFVINAIKSKNLHAGNTVPPYRELAAINNVSDSSVRRAYTKLTDGNWLSSTRGSGTFVSVSNPTESITPKKSGFTEHFPAGLAFLNKREEQLASKHIRQPFTGVGTDFPSPASFPEQKFSEYYNRHREASRNLSQAELLNAYDADHLKDALIEHLNRKRDFGLKHNMIDVIRGRKNCLDRVFKVLISPGDVVINTSPYDVRLSAALEKREARVYTVSRSEEDFIERIKQVLAYTKVRAIHIRPQCSFPEGFELSTENCETLIKLARKHRVCIIEEEDEHEFWYGSTPYRPLACYDHDGYVIYMGALSKATPDTIALRLIIASSQFINELHALPNPSIENRDVIKEKAIADMILNGDMADYARQIRLKSKAYRDELDIVLNNHLGRYLNYEVPENGLTFWLKFKDNIDLNILLGKLEGMGIPVPYHPNNQKTSEKVNYMMLGFGAFDINEAEGAAKMLNMIIEDMDISEQ; via the coding sequence ATGAAGAATAACTACACAATCGATTGGAAAATACCTCATTTAGATAAAACAAAATGTGCCAGCCAGATTGAAGATTTTGTGATCAACGCCATCAAATCAAAAAACCTGCATGCCGGCAATACGGTTCCACCCTATCGCGAACTGGCCGCCATCAATAACGTAAGCGACAGCTCGGTTAGAAGAGCGTATACGAAACTTACTGATGGCAACTGGCTTAGCAGCACCCGGGGCTCGGGAACCTTTGTTTCGGTAAGTAATCCCACCGAAAGTATTACGCCAAAAAAATCAGGATTTACAGAGCATTTTCCGGCAGGACTGGCTTTTCTGAATAAGAGAGAAGAACAGCTGGCCAGTAAACATATCCGCCAGCCTTTTACCGGTGTGGGTACCGATTTCCCAAGTCCGGCCTCTTTTCCGGAGCAGAAATTTTCGGAATATTACAACCGCCATCGCGAAGCCAGTAGAAACCTGAGCCAGGCCGAACTGCTAAATGCATACGATGCAGATCACCTGAAAGATGCATTGATAGAACATTTGAACCGCAAACGTGATTTTGGCCTGAAGCACAATATGATTGATGTGATCAGGGGTAGAAAAAACTGCCTCGACAGGGTGTTTAAGGTACTCATTAGTCCGGGTGATGTGGTAATCAATACTTCGCCATATGATGTAAGGTTATCGGCCGCATTGGAAAAACGGGAAGCAAGGGTATACACAGTAAGCCGCAGCGAAGAGGATTTTATTGAACGGATAAAACAGGTATTGGCCTACACAAAGGTAAGAGCCATACATATCCGTCCGCAATGCAGTTTTCCGGAAGGCTTTGAGCTAAGTACCGAAAACTGCGAAACCCTGATAAAACTGGCCAGAAAACATAGGGTATGCATTATTGAAGAGGAAGATGAACATGAATTTTGGTATGGCAGCACACCCTACCGCCCCCTGGCCTGCTACGATCACGACGGCTATGTAATTTATATGGGTGCCCTGAGTAAAGCGACACCCGACACCATTGCGTTAAGGTTAATTATTGCCTCCAGTCAGTTTATCAACGAATTACATGCCCTCCCCAATCCATCCATCGAAAACAGGGATGTGATTAAGGAAAAAGCAATTGCCGATATGATCCTGAATGGTGATATGGCCGATTACGCCAGGCAAATCAGACTCAAATCTAAAGCTTATCGCGATGAGCTGGATATTGTACTCAATAATCATTTGGGTAGATATCTGAATTATGAAGTACCTGAAAATGGCCTTACTTTTTGGCTGAAATTTAAAGATAACATTGATTTAAATATACTACTGGGCAAACTGGAAGGTATGGGTATTCCTGTGCCTTATCATCCCAACAATCAGAAAACCTCCGAAAAAGTCAACTATATGATGCTGGGTTTTGGCGCCTTCGATATTAATGAAGCCGAAGGGGCAGCCAAAATGCTGAACATGATTATTGAGGATATGGATATCAGCGAACAGTAA
- a CDS encoding DoxX family protein → MMIKHQKNYVVLPQNYSQKIITCSICKTVCYAIAALFVLAAASKITYLDQFEAKLNDFSILSAFPALLAWLIPCVEIGIGVLLLFRKTRLSGLYASLTWFVLFTFYLSLVLNAHMPMPCACEGLWLSVGWHTQLLFNSVCIFVAISALLLHTKMRRRLLRYKTYG, encoded by the coding sequence ATGATGATCAAACATCAAAAAAATTATGTTGTATTGCCACAAAATTATTCCCAAAAAATAATCACTTGTAGCATTTGTAAAACTGTTTGTTATGCTATTGCTGCACTTTTTGTACTGGCTGCGGCCAGTAAAATTACCTATTTGGATCAATTTGAGGCAAAACTTAATGATTTTTCTATTTTATCGGCTTTTCCGGCGTTGCTTGCCTGGCTTATTCCATGCGTAGAAATTGGCATTGGCGTGTTGCTGCTCTTCCGCAAAACCAGGTTATCGGGCTTGTATGCTTCCTTAACCTGGTTTGTGTTGTTTACCTTTTACTTGTCGCTGGTATTAAATGCCCACATGCCTATGCCATGTGCGTGCGAGGGCCTTTGGTTGTCGGTAGGCTGGCATACCCAATTGCTTTTTAATTCTGTCTGTATTTTTGTAGCCATATCGGCACTTTTGCTGCACACCAAAATGAGGCGCAGGCTCCTGCGTTATAAAACTTATGGCTAG